Proteins encoded together in one Micromonospora kangleipakensis window:
- a CDS encoding 2-hydroxymuconic semialdehyde dehydrogenase produces MAGHAPDGPGLLRNFVGGEFVAAGRRFTKRSPVTGEPVFEVAEADASTVDDAVAAARAALRGPWGRMGERERAEVLRRVADELERRFDDLVAAEVADTGKAISQARTLDIPRGAANFRAFAEIVATAPTESFTTVTATGGRALNYAVRKPVGVVAIIVPWNLPLLLLTWKVAPALACGNAVVVKPSEETPASATLLAEVMAAAGVPDGVFNLVHGFGPDSAGEFLTRHPGVDAITFTGESATGSAIMRAAADGVKAVSFELGGKNAGLVFADADLEAAVAGSVRSSFTNGGQVCLCTERIYVQRPVFEEFTARLAKRADELAYGWPADEATVNMPLISHTHRDKVLGHYDLARAEGAEVLAGGGVPGFGDARDGGAYVQPTVLTGLGPDARTNREEIFGPVVHVAPFDTEDEAYALANGTEYGLAATVWTRDVGRAHRAGSRLDAGIVWVNTWFLRDLRTPFGGVKASGIGREGGVHSLDFYSELTNVCVDLS; encoded by the coding sequence ATGGCCGGGCACGCGCCGGACGGGCCGGGCCTGCTGCGCAACTTCGTCGGCGGCGAGTTCGTCGCCGCCGGGCGCCGGTTCACCAAGCGCAGCCCGGTCACCGGCGAGCCGGTCTTCGAGGTGGCCGAGGCGGACGCGTCCACCGTGGACGACGCGGTGGCCGCCGCCCGCGCCGCGCTGCGGGGGCCGTGGGGCCGGATGGGGGAGCGGGAGCGCGCCGAGGTGCTGCGCCGGGTCGCCGACGAGCTGGAACGCCGCTTCGACGACCTGGTCGCCGCCGAGGTCGCCGACACCGGCAAGGCCATCTCGCAGGCCCGGACGCTGGACATCCCGCGCGGCGCGGCGAACTTCCGCGCGTTCGCGGAGATCGTGGCGACCGCCCCGACCGAGTCGTTCACCACGGTCACCGCGACCGGCGGCCGGGCGCTCAACTACGCCGTCCGCAAGCCGGTCGGCGTGGTCGCGATCATCGTGCCGTGGAACCTGCCGCTGCTGCTGCTGACCTGGAAGGTCGCCCCGGCGCTGGCCTGCGGCAACGCCGTGGTGGTCAAGCCCAGCGAGGAGACCCCGGCCTCGGCGACGCTGCTGGCCGAGGTGATGGCCGCCGCCGGCGTACCCGACGGGGTGTTCAACCTGGTGCACGGATTCGGTCCGGACTCGGCCGGGGAGTTCCTCACCCGGCACCCGGGCGTCGACGCGATCACCTTCACGGGCGAGTCCGCCACCGGCAGCGCCATCATGCGCGCCGCCGCGGACGGGGTGAAGGCGGTCAGCTTCGAGTTGGGCGGCAAGAACGCCGGGCTGGTCTTCGCCGACGCCGACCTGGAGGCGGCGGTGGCCGGCTCGGTCCGGTCCAGCTTCACCAACGGCGGGCAGGTCTGCCTCTGCACCGAGCGGATCTACGTGCAGCGCCCGGTCTTCGAGGAGTTCACCGCCCGGCTGGCCAAGCGGGCCGACGAGTTGGCGTACGGCTGGCCGGCCGACGAGGCCACGGTGAACATGCCGCTGATCTCGCACACCCACCGGGACAAGGTGCTCGGCCACTACGACCTGGCCCGCGCCGAGGGCGCCGAGGTGCTGGCCGGCGGCGGGGTGCCCGGCTTCGGCGACGCCCGCGACGGCGGCGCGTACGTGCAGCCGACCGTGCTGACCGGGCTGGGCCCGGACGCCCGGACCAACCGGGAGGAGATCTTCGGCCCGGTCGTGCACGTCGCCCCCTTCGACACCGAGGACGAGGCGTACGCCCTGGCGAACGGCACCGAGTACGGCCTGGCCGCGACGGTCTGGACCCGGGATGTGGGCCGGGCGCACCGGGCCGGGTCCCGGCTCGACGCCGGCATCGTCTGGGTGAACACCTGGTTCCTGCGTGACCTGCGCACCCCGTTCGGCGGGGTGAAGGCCTCCGGCATCGGCCGGGAGGGCGGCGTGCACTCCCTGGATTTCTACTCCGAACTCACCAACGTCTGCGTGGACTTGTCATGA
- a CDS encoding FAD-dependent oxidoreductase, translating to MSEREEIAVVGAGLAGCLLACFLARRGYPVALYERRPDPRTGTVERGRSINLALSERGLDALRRIGLAEQVMADALPMRGRMIHPVEGEAQFQSYSVSGDRAINSISRGALNNALLTAAGALPGVRIAFDHRLVGLDPASGEMTFETPQGKVTTAAAVVLGADGAGSAVRGQLLGYGVLTESLDFLDYGYKELTIPPLGGDFALDPGALHIWPRGTSMMIALPNPDRSFTCTLFWPTHGTASFASLGSPAAIEQHFAKHYPDLVPLAPNLVDDYQHNPVGMLGTVRCAPWQVDGKVGLVGDAAHAIVPFYGQGANCAFEDVVELDRCLDECGDEWSAALPLFQQRRQENAEAIARMALANFVEMRDKVASPVFQTRKRVEHALERALPGRYVSQYELVSFSTTPYAQVRRRVRRQYQVLGAVAAGAVALLAGGLAAIGRGRRG from the coding sequence GTGAGCGAGCGCGAGGAGATCGCGGTGGTCGGGGCTGGGCTGGCCGGCTGCCTGCTGGCCTGCTTCCTGGCCCGGCGCGGCTACCCGGTGGCGCTCTACGAGCGGCGGCCGGACCCGCGTACCGGGACGGTCGAACGGGGCCGCTCGATCAACCTGGCGCTCTCCGAGCGCGGCCTCGACGCGCTGCGCCGGATCGGGCTGGCCGAGCAGGTGATGGCGGACGCGCTGCCGATGCGCGGCCGGATGATCCACCCGGTGGAGGGGGAGGCGCAGTTCCAGTCGTACAGCGTCTCCGGCGACCGGGCGATCAACTCGATCAGCCGGGGCGCGCTGAACAACGCCCTGCTCACCGCCGCCGGCGCACTGCCCGGGGTGCGGATCGCCTTCGACCACCGGCTGGTCGGCCTCGACCCGGCCAGCGGCGAGATGACCTTCGAGACCCCGCAGGGCAAGGTCACCACGGCCGCGGCGGTCGTCCTGGGCGCCGACGGCGCCGGCTCCGCGGTGCGCGGGCAGCTCCTCGGGTACGGGGTGCTGACCGAGAGCCTCGACTTCCTCGACTACGGCTACAAGGAACTCACCATCCCGCCGCTCGGCGGCGACTTCGCCCTGGACCCGGGGGCGCTGCACATCTGGCCGCGCGGCACCTCGATGATGATCGCGCTGCCCAACCCGGACCGGTCGTTCACCTGCACGCTCTTCTGGCCCACCCACGGCACCGCGAGCTTCGCCTCGCTGGGCAGCCCGGCTGCGATCGAGCAGCACTTCGCGAAGCACTACCCGGACCTGGTCCCGCTCGCCCCGAACCTGGTCGACGACTACCAGCACAACCCGGTCGGCATGCTCGGCACGGTCCGCTGCGCGCCCTGGCAGGTGGACGGGAAGGTGGGGCTGGTCGGCGACGCGGCGCACGCCATCGTGCCGTTCTACGGCCAGGGTGCGAACTGCGCGTTCGAGGACGTGGTGGAGCTGGACCGCTGCCTGGACGAGTGCGGCGACGAGTGGTCGGCGGCGCTGCCGCTGTTCCAGCAGCGCCGGCAGGAGAACGCGGAGGCGATCGCCCGGATGGCGCTGGCCAACTTCGTGGAGATGCGGGACAAGGTCGCCTCGCCGGTCTTCCAGACCCGCAAGCGCGTCGAACACGCACTGGAACGGGCCCTGCCCGGCCGGTACGTTTCGCAGTACGAGCTGGTCTCCTTCTCCACCACCCCGTACGCCCAGGTGCGCCGCCGGGTGCGCCGGCAGTACCAGGTGCTGGGGGCGGTGGCGGCCGGCGCGGTGGCGCTGCTGGCCGGCGGGCTGGCCGCGATCGGCCGAGGGAGGCGCGGATGA
- the kynU gene encoding kynureninase: protein MKAQENEGHRLDAADPGHRHLFHVPPAEGGRYPEVAYLAGNSLGLQPRATRTELLADLESWSRLGVEGHLEAERPWLPYHELLTAPAARLVGARPAETVVMNSLTVNLHLLMVSFYRPAGERTRIVIEDSAFPSDSYAVRSQARFHGLDPDTAVVRLKPRPGEETLRTEDVTAFLAAEGHTVALVLLGGVNYLTGELMDIPAITAAGRAAGAVVGWDLAHAVGNVPLALHDWDVDFAAWCSYKYLNSGPGALAGVFVHERHLGDPDLPRFEGWWSTEATTRFEMTPVSRPPATVEAWQISNPPIFAMGPVRTSLELFDSVGMPALRERSLRLTAYLERLLDEVTADRPLTVVTPRDPARRGCQLSVRIGTGSANELTKRLRHEHGVIADAREPDIVRFAPVPLYSTYHDCWRVADALAATVSEVNR from the coding sequence ATGAAGGCCCAGGAAAACGAGGGGCACCGCCTCGACGCCGCCGACCCCGGACACCGGCACCTGTTCCACGTGCCGCCGGCCGAGGGCGGCCGTTACCCCGAGGTCGCCTACCTGGCCGGCAACTCGCTCGGCCTCCAGCCCCGGGCCACCCGCACCGAGCTCCTGGCCGACCTGGAGTCGTGGAGCCGGCTGGGCGTGGAGGGGCACCTGGAGGCGGAGCGGCCCTGGCTGCCGTACCACGAGCTGTTGACGGCACCGGCCGCGCGACTGGTCGGCGCCCGGCCCGCGGAGACCGTGGTGATGAACTCCCTCACGGTCAACCTGCACCTGCTGATGGTGAGCTTCTACCGGCCGGCGGGGGAGCGGACCCGGATCGTCATCGAGGACAGCGCCTTCCCCTCGGACAGCTACGCGGTCCGCAGCCAGGCCCGCTTCCACGGCCTCGACCCGGATACCGCCGTGGTCCGGCTGAAGCCGCGGCCCGGCGAGGAGACGCTGCGCACGGAGGACGTGACCGCCTTCCTGGCGGCCGAGGGGCACACGGTCGCGCTGGTGCTGCTCGGCGGGGTCAACTACCTCACCGGCGAGCTGATGGACATCCCGGCGATCACCGCCGCGGGCCGGGCCGCCGGTGCGGTGGTCGGCTGGGACCTCGCGCACGCGGTGGGCAACGTGCCGCTGGCGCTGCACGACTGGGACGTCGACTTCGCCGCCTGGTGCTCCTACAAGTACCTCAACTCCGGGCCGGGGGCGTTGGCCGGCGTCTTCGTCCACGAGCGGCACCTCGGCGACCCCGACCTGCCGCGCTTCGAGGGCTGGTGGAGCACCGAGGCCACCACCCGGTTCGAGATGACCCCGGTCTCCCGGCCGCCGGCCACCGTCGAGGCGTGGCAGATCTCCAACCCGCCGATCTTCGCGATGGGGCCGGTCCGCACCTCGCTGGAGCTCTTCGACTCCGTCGGCATGCCGGCGCTGCGGGAGCGCAGCCTGCGGCTCACCGCCTACCTGGAGCGGCTGCTCGACGAGGTGACCGCCGACCGGCCGCTGACCGTGGTCACCCCGCGCGACCCGGCCCGCCGGGGCTGCCAGCTCTCCGTGCGGATCGGCACGGGCAGCGCGAACGAGCTGACCAAGCGGCTGCGGCACGAGCACGGTGTGATCGCCGACGCCCGGGAGCCGGACATCGTCCGGTTCGCCCCGGTGCCGCTCTACTCGACGTACCACGACTGCTGGCGGGTCGCCGACGCGCTGGCCGCGACCGTTTCGGAGGTGAACCGGTGA
- a CDS encoding tryptophan 2,3-dioxygenase: MTVEQTDLRSPMVTAAVRPVTPQQRAARAARNGGEPTLEFTERVPYDAYVRASTLHGLQQPLSDDPGEMSFLMVSQIMELYFGLTCHELRHAQRELRANRVWEALPALRRAALHLEGLNAAWQGLRWMTPADFNRFRNLLGEGSGFQSAMYRQLEFLLGLRDPALIRPFRRQTEVHAELTAALAAPSLWDDVVALLARRGFDLPAELLERDVAVEHEPNPAVEAAWVRIYADGGPDNHLRLLGEALTEVAERFGDWRWHHIKAVQRTMGAKVGSGGSAGLAWLQRSMARVVFPELWSARTAM, from the coding sequence ATGACAGTGGAGCAGACGGACCTGCGGTCACCGATGGTGACCGCTGCGGTGCGTCCGGTCACCCCGCAGCAGCGGGCGGCCCGGGCGGCGCGCAACGGCGGCGAACCGACGCTGGAGTTCACCGAGCGGGTGCCCTACGACGCGTACGTGCGGGCGAGCACGCTGCACGGGCTGCAGCAGCCGCTCAGTGACGACCCGGGCGAGATGTCGTTCCTGATGGTCAGCCAGATCATGGAGCTGTACTTCGGGCTGACCTGCCATGAGCTGCGGCACGCCCAGCGGGAGCTGCGGGCGAACCGGGTCTGGGAAGCGCTGCCGGCGCTGCGCCGCGCCGCCCTGCACCTCGAGGGGCTCAACGCGGCCTGGCAGGGGCTGCGCTGGATGACCCCGGCCGACTTCAACCGGTTCCGCAACCTGCTCGGCGAGGGCTCCGGCTTCCAGTCGGCGATGTACCGGCAGCTGGAGTTCCTGCTCGGCCTCCGCGACCCGGCGCTGATCCGCCCGTTCCGCCGGCAGACCGAGGTGCACGCCGAGCTGACCGCCGCGCTCGCCGCGCCGAGTCTCTGGGACGACGTGGTCGCCCTGCTCGCCCGGCGGGGCTTCGACCTCCCCGCCGAGCTGCTGGAGCGGGACGTGGCGGTCGAGCACGAGCCGAACCCGGCCGTCGAGGCGGCCTGGGTGCGGATCTACGCCGACGGCGGCCCGGACAACCACCTGCGGCTGCTCGGCGAGGCGCTGACCGAGGTGGCCGAGCGGTTCGGTGACTGGCGCTGGCACCACATCAAGGCGGTGCAGCGCACCATGGGCGCCAAGGTCGGCAGCGGCGGCTCCGCCGGGCTGGCCTGGTTGCAGCGCAGCATGGCCCGGGTGGTCTTTCCGGAGCTGTGGTCGGCCCGGACCGCGATGTGA
- a CDS encoding Lrp/AsnC family transcriptional regulator — MDDMDWALLRELQADARLSFSELSRRVHLSPPAVAERVRRLEESGVITGYHAHVDLARAGRSVVALIRMSCYGPRCILNDPEVAHWPEIMEIHRITGDACSMLKVAAGSIDEFEGVIDRLAPYGQPSSTMVLSSPLEWHPLTPLPPPTGPTPPGRRR; from the coding sequence ATGGACGACATGGACTGGGCGCTGCTGCGGGAGCTCCAGGCCGACGCCCGGCTCTCGTTCAGCGAGCTGTCCCGGCGGGTGCACCTGTCGCCGCCGGCGGTGGCCGAGCGGGTCCGCCGGCTGGAGGAGTCGGGCGTGATCACCGGCTACCACGCGCACGTCGACCTGGCCCGGGCCGGCCGCAGCGTGGTCGCGCTGATCCGGATGTCCTGCTACGGCCCGCGCTGCATCCTGAACGACCCCGAGGTGGCGCACTGGCCGGAGATCATGGAGATCCACCGGATCACCGGGGACGCGTGCAGCATGCTGAAGGTGGCGGCCGGCTCGATCGACGAGTTCGAGGGGGTCATCGACCGCCTCGCCCCGTACGGCCAGCCGTCCAGCACGATGGTCCTCTCCAGCCCACTGGAGTGGCACCCGCTGACCCCGCTCCCGCCGCCGACCGGCCCGACCCCGCCCGGTCGCCGCCGCTGA
- a CDS encoding class F sortase: MARGRNVGAGPDRNDRATRPGDDQATPGRGQRRPSAGRLREHTGAGSRLAAGARLLSRASRRFARAAGHAFSASVTTADPQARPVPAAAARRAAGRWQSLGQRGPGVPVLAIAALMVLIVAMLGVERVTGISVLPEQLSAGLRPPPRKFPVLPASPPTDIAIGRIDLRAPVHRVGIAPDGSIAVPEVDRSGEAGWYDQGPTPGQYGPAVIVGHVDTTTGPAVFHDLKSLDDGDRVEVTREDRSVAVFEVTAVQRYGKDRLPVDEVFGDFSRPNLRLITCGGRWVGGETGYADNLVVYASLVKARGP; encoded by the coding sequence ATGGCACGAGGCCGCAACGTCGGGGCCGGACCTGACCGGAACGACCGGGCGACCCGGCCCGGGGACGACCAGGCCACGCCGGGTCGGGGGCAGCGGCGGCCGTCCGCCGGCCGGCTGCGGGAGCACACTGGGGCCGGAAGCCGCCTCGCGGCGGGGGCCCGGTTGCTCTCCCGGGCCTCACGCCGGTTCGCCCGGGCCGCCGGGCACGCCTTCTCGGCCAGCGTCACCACGGCCGACCCGCAGGCCCGCCCAGTACCCGCCGCGGCGGCCCGCCGGGCGGCCGGCCGATGGCAGTCCCTCGGGCAACGGGGGCCGGGCGTCCCGGTGCTGGCGATCGCGGCGCTGATGGTGCTGATCGTGGCGATGCTCGGCGTGGAACGGGTCACCGGGATCAGCGTCCTGCCGGAACAGCTCAGCGCCGGCCTGCGACCGCCGCCGAGGAAGTTCCCGGTGCTGCCGGCGAGCCCGCCGACGGACATCGCGATCGGCCGGATCGACCTGCGGGCCCCGGTGCACCGGGTCGGCATCGCCCCCGACGGCAGCATCGCCGTGCCGGAGGTGGACAGGTCCGGTGAGGCCGGCTGGTACGACCAGGGGCCGACGCCCGGACAGTACGGACCGGCGGTGATCGTCGGGCACGTCGACACCACCACCGGACCGGCGGTCTTCCACGACCTGAAGAGCCTGGACGACGGCGACCGGGTCGAGGTGACCCGGGAGGACCGGTCGGTGGCCGTCTTCGAGGTCACCGCGGTGCAGCGGTACGGCAAGGACCGGCTGCCGGTGGACGAGGTCTTCGGTGACTTCAGCCGCCCCAACCTGCGCCTGATCACCTGCGGTGGTCGCTGGGTGGGCGGCGAGACCGGGTACGCCGACAACCTGGTGGTCTACGCGTCCCTGGTCAAGGCGCGCGGCCCGTGA
- a CDS encoding HNH endonuclease: MPDIRPTAGSGALVLNATYEPLCVVSVRRAAILVLSAKAVCVADGDGVLHSARNALPVPSVVRLTRFVRVPYRTHVGLSRRAIFARDGWRCAYCRGPAETIDHVFPRSRGGRHAWENVVAACARCNHTKGDKTPAELGWRLHSLPAAPKGTAWRVLGHRAPDPRWADWLDLRESEVAA, encoded by the coding sequence ATGCCTGACATACGACCCACGGCGGGCTCCGGCGCGTTGGTCCTCAACGCCACCTACGAGCCGCTGTGTGTCGTGTCGGTGCGTCGAGCCGCGATCCTCGTGCTCTCGGCCAAGGCCGTCTGCGTCGCCGACGGCGACGGCGTCCTGCACAGCGCCCGCAACGCGCTCCCGGTGCCGTCGGTGGTCCGGCTGACCCGCTTCGTCCGGGTGCCGTACCGGACCCACGTCGGGCTCTCCCGCCGGGCGATCTTCGCCCGGGACGGCTGGCGCTGCGCCTACTGCCGGGGGCCGGCGGAGACCATCGACCACGTCTTCCCGCGCAGCCGGGGCGGCCGGCACGCCTGGGAGAACGTCGTCGCCGCCTGCGCCCGCTGCAACCACACCAAGGGCGACAAGACCCCGGCCGAGCTGGGCTGGCGGCTGCACAGCCTGCCGGCGGCCCCGAAGGGGACGGCCTGGCGGGTGCTCGGCCACCGGGCGCCCGACCCGCGCTGGGCGGACTGGCTCGACCTGCGCGAGTCGGAGGTTGCAGCCTGA
- a CDS encoding mechanosensitive ion channel family protein yields MDPSPAPSADCRTDPWCKNVYELTDSAWFAEGSYWIVLKPLRVILILLLAIVARWALHRTINRLVRTTTEGAVPTMLRPLRERIPSATLEPEQFVPERRRQRAEAIGSVLRSLVTAFIFGIALLMVLKEFSFDLAPLLASAGIAGVALGFGAQSLVKDLIAGLFMLIEDQYGVGDTVDLGEATGMVEAVGLRVTTVRDGRGVLWYIRNGEIVRVGNKSQGWALVVVDLPIGFAGTEQATAVLRTAAASMAMDPELAPQIVEEPEVLGVEQMTVDGAVIRTVVKTTADGQFAVGRELRRRLAEALENSGITARIAAGRLYPGMPAPAPARETGTGGPT; encoded by the coding sequence GTGGACCCGAGCCCCGCACCGTCCGCCGACTGCCGGACGGACCCCTGGTGCAAGAACGTCTACGAGCTGACCGACTCGGCCTGGTTCGCCGAGGGCAGCTACTGGATCGTGCTGAAGCCGCTGCGGGTCATCCTGATCCTGCTGCTCGCCATCGTCGCCCGCTGGGCGCTGCACCGCACGATCAACCGGCTGGTGCGGACCACCACCGAGGGCGCGGTGCCCACCATGCTCCGGCCGCTGCGGGAGCGGATCCCCAGCGCCACGCTCGAACCGGAGCAGTTCGTACCGGAGCGGCGGCGGCAGCGGGCCGAGGCGATCGGCTCGGTGCTGCGCAGCCTGGTCACCGCCTTCATCTTCGGCATCGCGCTGCTGATGGTGCTGAAGGAGTTCAGCTTCGACCTGGCGCCCCTGCTGGCCAGCGCCGGCATCGCCGGCGTGGCGCTCGGCTTCGGCGCGCAGAGCCTGGTCAAGGACCTGATCGCCGGCCTGTTCATGCTGATCGAGGACCAGTACGGCGTCGGTGACACCGTCGACCTGGGCGAGGCGACCGGGATGGTGGAGGCGGTCGGCCTGCGGGTCACCACCGTGCGGGACGGGCGGGGCGTGCTCTGGTACATCCGCAACGGCGAGATCGTCCGGGTCGGCAACAAGAGCCAGGGCTGGGCGCTGGTGGTGGTCGACCTGCCGATCGGCTTCGCCGGCACGGAGCAGGCGACCGCGGTGCTGCGGACGGCGGCGGCCTCGATGGCGATGGACCCGGAGCTGGCGCCGCAGATCGTCGAGGAGCCCGAGGTGCTCGGCGTCGAGCAGATGACGGTGGACGGCGCGGTGATCCGCACCGTGGTCAAGACGACCGCCGACGGGCAGTTCGCGGTCGGCCGGGAGCTGCGCCGCCGGCTCGCCGAGGCGCTGGAGAACTCCGGCATCACCGCCCGGATCGCCGCCGGCCGGCTCTACCCGGGCATGCCGGCCCCGGCACCCGCTCGGGAGACCGGGACGGGTGGACCGACCTGA
- a CDS encoding MFS transporter yields MEATVSDERPAREGPATFREVFAQVEYRAVFAASALSWIGDYIAKAAVTVLVYRETESVALSAAAFAVSYLPWLVGGPLLATLAERHRYRQVMVTCDLVRMALMVLVAIPGNPPWLILALLFGTTLANPPSQAARSALMPLILTGDRVVVGLSINASTGQAAQVLGYLIGAGIATVNPTAALLINAATFGGSALLVRFGVRDRPPAMTAAHRSHLLRETAQGFQIVFGRPVLRAIAVLVFSAMLFSIVPEGLAAAWAAEGAGGDLDTGVAQAVIMAANPVGFILGGLLVGRAFSPARRLTLMRPLAVLAPLALVPALLDPPPVVVAILAAACGFAVAGLLPVANGLFVRALPDGYRARAFGVMASGIQIIQGVAVLATGLLAERFPIPAVVGTWSAAGVVLMVAAALTWPSREAVDAAVEAAGRVDSAGTLPHSRRPRTPAQATGAADERSGERSRHSHAVT; encoded by the coding sequence ATGGAGGCGACGGTGTCCGACGAGCGACCTGCCCGGGAGGGCCCAGCCACCTTCCGTGAAGTTTTCGCCCAGGTCGAATACCGCGCCGTCTTCGCGGCCAGCGCACTCTCCTGGATCGGCGACTACATCGCCAAGGCCGCGGTGACCGTCCTGGTCTACCGGGAGACCGAGTCGGTGGCCCTCTCCGCCGCCGCCTTCGCGGTCAGTTACCTGCCCTGGCTGGTCGGCGGTCCGTTGCTCGCCACGCTCGCCGAACGGCACCGCTACCGGCAGGTCATGGTGACCTGTGACCTGGTCCGGATGGCGCTGATGGTGCTGGTGGCCATTCCCGGCAACCCGCCGTGGCTGATCCTCGCCCTGCTCTTCGGCACCACGCTCGCCAACCCGCCGAGCCAGGCCGCCCGGTCCGCGCTCATGCCGCTGATCCTGACCGGCGACCGCGTGGTGGTGGGCCTCTCGATCAACGCCAGCACCGGCCAGGCCGCCCAGGTGCTCGGTTACCTGATCGGCGCGGGGATCGCCACGGTCAACCCGACCGCAGCACTGCTGATCAACGCGGCCACCTTCGGCGGCTCGGCCCTGCTGGTCCGGTTCGGCGTCCGGGACCGGCCGCCCGCGATGACCGCCGCGCACCGCAGCCATCTGCTGCGGGAGACCGCGCAGGGCTTCCAGATCGTCTTCGGCCGGCCGGTGCTGCGGGCCATCGCCGTGCTGGTGTTCAGCGCGATGCTCTTCTCCATCGTGCCGGAGGGCCTCGCCGCGGCCTGGGCCGCCGAGGGGGCCGGGGGCGACCTCGACACCGGGGTCGCGCAGGCCGTCATCATGGCCGCCAACCCGGTCGGCTTCATCCTCGGCGGGTTGCTGGTCGGCCGGGCGTTCTCCCCCGCCCGCCGGCTCACGCTGATGCGGCCGCTGGCGGTCCTCGCCCCCCTGGCACTCGTCCCGGCGCTGCTCGACCCGCCGCCGGTGGTGGTGGCGATCCTCGCCGCCGCCTGCGGCTTCGCCGTCGCCGGCCTCCTGCCGGTGGCCAACGGCCTCTTCGTGCGGGCCCTGCCCGACGGCTATCGCGCCCGGGCGTTCGGCGTCATGGCCAGCGGGATCCAGATCATCCAGGGCGTCGCGGTGCTGGCCACCGGGCTGCTCGCTGAGCGGTTCCCCATCCCGGCCGTGGTGGGCACCTGGAGCGCCGCCGGGGTGGTACTGATGGTCGCGGCGGCGCTGACCTGGCCGAGCCGGGAGGCGGTGGACGCCGCCGTCGAGGCCGCCGGCCGGGTCGACTCCGCCGGGACGCTCCCGCACTCCCGGCGGCCGCGCACGCCGGCCCAGGCGACCGGGGCGGCCGACGAGCGGTCGGGCGAGCGGAGCCGGCACAGTCACGCGGTGACCTGA
- a CDS encoding globin: MTSAGESDRPDNSMTLFEAVGGEPTFRKLVDEFYAGVATDPLLRPMYPEEDLGPAADRFALFLMQYWGGPNTYSVQRGHPRLRMRHAPFRIGAAERDAWLRHMRRAVDRLDLPPEIAGALWDYLERAAHFMVNAPEDPAVGA; the protein is encoded by the coding sequence GTGACTTCCGCAGGCGAATCCGACCGGCCCGACAACTCGATGACCCTCTTCGAGGCGGTCGGTGGCGAACCCACCTTCCGCAAGCTGGTGGACGAGTTCTACGCCGGCGTCGCGACCGACCCTCTGCTGCGGCCGATGTACCCGGAGGAGGACCTCGGCCCCGCGGCAGACCGGTTCGCCCTCTTCCTGATGCAGTACTGGGGCGGCCCGAACACGTACTCGGTGCAGCGCGGCCACCCGCGGCTGCGGATGCGGCACGCGCCGTTCCGGATCGGCGCGGCGGAGCGGGACGCCTGGCTGCGCCACATGCGGCGCGCCGTCGACCGGCTGGACCTGCCGCCGGAGATCGCGGGCGCGCTCTGGGACTACCTGGAGCGGGCCGCGCACTTCATGGTCAACGCGCCGGAGGACCCGGCCGTCGGGGCCTGA